taagcaagccatagagtaccacaatcaatgTCTTAGTATCgtgaaagaggtaggggacagggccggagaaggaggagcctatggcaatctagGAAACGCTTATCAAAGCCTtggtaattttaagcaagccatagagtaccacaatcaatgTCTTAGTATCACGAAAGAGATGGGGGACAGGGTCGGAGAAGGAGGTGCCTATGGCAATCTAGGAAACGCTTATCAAACTCTtggtaattttaagcaagccatagagtatggcaatcaacatcttagtatcgcgaaagaggtaggggacagggctggagaaggaagtGCCTATTGCACACTCGgaaacgcttatcaaagtcttggtaattttaagcaagccatagagtaccacaatcaacatcttagtattgcgaaagaggtaggggacagggccggagaaggaagagcctatggcaatttcggaaacgcttatcaaagtcttggtgattttaagcaagccatagagtacgaCAATCAATATCTTAGTATCGCGAAAGatgtaggggacagggccggagaaggaagagcctattgcAGTCTAGgaaacgcttatcaaagtcttggtaattttaaggaagccatagagtatcacaatcaagatcttaaaattgcaaaagagttaggggacagggctggagaaggaagagcctatggcaatctcggaaACGCTTATCAAAGACTtggtaattttaagcaagccatagagtaccacaatcaagatcttagtatctCGAAAGTGGTGgaggacagggccggagaaggaagagcttatgcCAATCTAGgaaacgcttatcaaagtcttggtaattttaagcaagccatagagtaccacaatcaacatcttagtgtcgcaaaagaggtaggggacacggccggagaaggaagagcctatggcaaccTCGgaaacgcttatcaaagtcttggtaattttaagcaagccatagagtaccacaatcaacatctttgTGTcgcgaaagaggtaggggacaggtaCGGAGAAGGAAGAGGCTATGGCAGTCTAGGAAACGCTtataaaagtcttggtaattttaagcaagccatagagtaccacaatcaagatcttagtattgcgaaagaggtaggggacaggtaCGGAGAAGGAAGAGGCTATGGCAGTCTAGGAAACGCTTATCAAAGACTtggtaattttaagcaagccatagagtaccacaatcaatatcttagtattgcgaaagaggtaggggatagggccggagaaggaagtgCTTATGGCAATCTAGGAAACGCTTATCAAAGACTtggtaattttaagcaagccatagagtaccacaatcaacatcttagtattgcgaaagaggtaggggatagggccggagaaggaagtgcttatggcaatctcggaaacgcttatcaaagtcttggcaATGTTAAgaaagccatagagtaccacaatcaatgtcttagtattgcgaaagaggtaagggacagggccggagaaggaggtGCCTATGGCAGTCTAGGAAACGCTTATCAAAGACTTGGCAatgttaagcaagccatagagtaccacaatcaatgtcttagtattgcgaaagaggtaggggacagggccggagaaggaagtgcctatggcaatcttggaaacgcttatcaaagtcttggtaattttaagcaagccatagagtaccacaatgaACATCTTAatatttgcaaggaaacaaaggaCCCAATAGCGCTGGCACTTGCGTGGTATCATATTGGTCTTGTTTATGAATTTTTTGGCTCCTTGAGCAAAGCCGTTAATTGCTATCATCTAAGCATTCGTTATTTTGATGAAATAAGGCGTCTTCTTTGGTCAgaggatgcatggaaaataagtttTCGTGACACAAAGGGGTTTGCGTACACCGCTCTGTGGACAGCACTCTTGAAAaatggagaggttgatgaggctttgtatgctgctgagca
Above is a window of Montipora capricornis isolate CH-2021 chromosome 6, ASM3666992v2, whole genome shotgun sequence DNA encoding:
- the LOC138052676 gene encoding tetratricopeptide repeat protein 28-like, coding for MVDRKFDVLERHMQELSVARKVGDRPGKGLAYFNLGNYYHAVAHFNQAIIHYTEALAIFKEVGFRAGEGKAYGNLGNAYQSLGNFKQAIEYHNQHLSIMKEVGDKAGEGSAYGKLGNAYQRLGDFKKAIEYHNQDLSIAKEVGDRAGEGGAYGNLGNAYQSLGNFKQAIEYHNQCLSIVKEVGDRAGEGGAYGNLGNAYQSLGNFKQAIEYHNQCLSITKEMGDRVGEGGAYGNLGNAYQTLGNFKQAIEYGNQHLSIAKEVGDRAGEGSAYCTLGNAYQSLGNFKQAIEYHNQHLSIAKEVGDRAGEGRAYGNFGNAYQSLGDFKQAIEYDNQYLSIAKDVGDRAGEGRAYCSLGNAYQSLGNFKEAIEYHNQDLKIAKELGDRAGEGRAYGNLGNAYQRLGNFKQAIEYHNQDLSISKVVEDRAGEGRAYANLGNAYQSLGNFKQAIEYHNQHLSVAKEVGDTAGEGRAYGNLGNAYQSLGNFKQAIEYHNQHLCVAKEVGDRYGEGRGYGSLGNAYKSLGNFKQAIEYHNQDLSIAKEVGDRYGEGRGYGSLGNAYQRLGNFKQAIEYHNQYLSIAKEVGDRAGEGSAYGNLGNAYQRLGNFKQAIEYHNQHLSIAKEVGDRAGEGSAYGNLGNAYQSLGNVKKAIEYHNQCLSIAKEVRDRAGEGGAYGSLGNAYQRLGNVKQAIEYHNQCLSIAKEVGDRAGEGSAYGNLGNAYQSLGNFKQAIEYHNEHLNICKETKDPIALALAWYHIGLVYEFFGSLSKAVNCYHLSIRYFDEIRRLLWSEDAWKISFRDTKGFAYTALWTALLKNGEVDEALYAAEQGRAQALADILKMQYSVDEKRTMKVTITSVIKDLPSQTVFTALEGNTISFWLLREDIGIDFRQKKIENGSADSLMKSTIKEINAGTVVRCENRSLDRQRSDFLSSREAVEESVQSLSFSVHSLQPLYDVLVSPIADLIQSDDLVFVPDGHFCLAPFSALSDSVRIRVIPSLTALKLISIAPDDIQSKNEALLVGDPCLREVTYGTGEPLYGQLPCAKKEVDIIGELLQTVPLTGKNATKAEVLKRMKSVALIHIAAHGDAKFGEIALAPNPERTSQIPEDEDYMLTLSDVHAVRLQARLVVLSCCHSGQGEVKSEGIVGIARAFLCAGARSVLVSLWAIDDEATEMFMKSFYQHLADRRSASTALHHAMKSLRETKNYSAIKYWAPFVLIGDDVTFEFGQHKHEKNVMMSKT